A stretch of DNA from Serinibacter arcticus:
CAAGCTGTACACGACGCCTCAGGACGGTCTCGCGACGGTCCGCGCCCTCGGCGCCGGCGAGAAGGGCCGCTACCTGACGGCCCTCACGTTCGGCAACGTGCACGGCGTCTACAAGCCGGGCGCGGTCAAGCTCCGTCCGGCCATCCTCAAGGAGATCCAGGACTCCGTCGGCGCCGAGCTCGGCAAGGCGAACCCGTTCGACCTCGTCTTCCACGGCGGCTCGGGCTCGACGGCGGAGGAGATCTCGGAGGCCGTCGACAACGGCGTCATCAAGATGAACATCGACACCGACACCCAGTACGCGTTCACGCGTCCCGTGGTCGGTCACATGTTCGGCAACTACGACGGCGTGCTCAAGATCGACGGCGAGGTGGGCAACAAGAAGGCCTACGACCCGCGCGCCTGGGGCAAGCTGGCCGAGGCCGGCATGGCCGCCCGCATCGTCGAGGCGTGCCAGCAGCTGCGCAGCGCCGGTCACAAGCTCTGAGCCGACCGGCGGACTGACCGACACGAAGGGCGGGTGGCCGACGGCCACCCGCCCTTCGTGCTGCCGGCGCCTCAGGCGGCGGAGAACGGTTCGGTGTCGGGGTCCGGCGCGCCGCCCTCGACGATCTCGACCATGTCGCCGATACGGGTGACGTCGAGGAGGAAGCGGACGACCTCGGGCGGGTCGATGACGCGGAGCGGGCCCGGTGTCCGGGTCGCCAGCCGCGCGAGCAGCGCGATGCCGCTGGAGTCCATGAAGGTGATGCCGGAGGCGTCCACCGAGGTGCGGCGCGAGGCCTTCTCGGCCTGGGCGACGGCGTCGGCCAGGTCCCCCGAGGCGCTGACGTCGATCTCGCCGGTCAGGGTGATGAACGTCCCCCGCCCGTCCTGGCTCACGTCGACCACCGGTCGCGCGATCAGCCCAGCATCGTCCATGGTGGCCTCCGAGCCATGGGTGAGCGATGTGGCACCGCTCTCAGCAGTGCAAGAGTACGCGAGGCGTCAAGGGACGGTTTGGGCCCGGTGAGGTGCTGCCGAGTCCACCCGTCGGGTCGGGTGCGCCACGCCCGCACACAGCGGGTCGAGGGAATGGGAGGATGGAACGGTGAGTCACGAGAGCCTGGGGACCGACGTCAGCGTCGGACCGCCGTCCACCCGTCTGCCCGCCGATCACCCTGACATCACCGTCGCGGCCCTGCTCGGGGACGACGGCGGAGTCGTCGACGTCCGCGACGTCGACGCGCTGCGGTCCGCGGCCGCCGCGCACCCCGACTCGAGCCTGGCCTGGGCGCTTCTGGCGCGCACCGAGCTCGACGGGATCGCGGAGGACGGCGACGCCGTCGCCGCGGACGCCGTCACGGCCTACGCCTACGCCCGCGTGGGCTACCACCGCGGCCTCGACGCGCTGCGTCGCGCCGGCTGGCGCGGCCAGGGCCCGATCCCGGTGTCCCACCCGGCCAACCGCGGCTTCCTCGCCGCCCTGCTCGCGCTCGGCGACGCCGCGCGTGCGCTGGGCGAGGTCGAGGAGGCGACGCGGATCGCGGAGTTCGTCGACCAGTCGGACCCGACCGCCCCCGCCGTCCTGGCGTCGGGCGTCCCGGTGGGCGAGGCGCCCGCCACCACAGGAGCGGAGTAGCCATGCCTGCAGTCGTCGTCGTCGGAGCCCAGTGGGGCGACGAGGGCAAGGGGAAGGCGACCGATCAGCTCGGCTCGCGCGTCGACTACGTCGTCAAGTTCAACGGCGGCAACAACGCCGGGCACACGGTGGTGATCGGCGACGAGAAGTACGCCCTCCACCTGCTGCCCTCGGGCATCCTGAGCCCGGGCGTCACGCCGGTGATCGGCAACGGCGTCGTCGTCGACCTCGAGGTCCTGTTCTCCGAGCTCGACCACCTCGAGACGCGCGGTGTGGACACCTCCCGCCTGCTCGTCAGCGGCAGCGCGCACGTCATCCCGCCCTACAACCGCACGCTCGACAAGGTGACGGAGCGGTTCCTCGGGAAGCGCCAGATCGGCACCACCGGTCGCGGCATCGGCCCGACGTACGCGGACAAGATGAACCGCGTCGGCGTCCGGATCCAGGACCTGTACGACGAGAAGATCCTGCGCGAGAAGATCGAGGGCGCGCTGGAGATGAAGAACCAGATCCTCCTCAAGGTCTACAACCGGCGCGCCGTCACGGTCGACGAGACGGTGGACGCCCTGCTGGCCTGGGCCGACCGGCTCCAGCCGATGGTCGCGGACTGCTCGCTCGTGCTGAACTCCGCGCTCGACCGCGGCGAGATCGTCCTGTTCGAGGCCGGCCAGGCCACGATGCTCGACGTCGACCACGGCACCTACCCGTTCGTCACGTCCTCCTCGGCCACGGCCGCGGGCGCGTGCACCGGTTCCGGCATCGGCCCGACCCGGATCGACCGCGTCGTCGGCGTCATCAAGGCCTACACGACGCGCGTCGGCGAGGGTCCGTTCCCGACCGAGCTGAACGACGAGATGGGTGAGTTCCTGCGCAAGACGGGCGGCGAGTTCGGTGTCACCACCGGCCGCTCGCGCCGCTGCGGCTGGTACGACGCCGTCATCGCCCGCTACTCCTCGCGCATCAACGGGCTCACGGACCTCGTGCTGACCAAGCTCGACGTGCTCACCGGCCTCGAGAAGATCCCGGTGTGCGTGGCCTACGACGTCGACGGCGTCCGCTACGACGAGATGCCCGTCGACCAGAGCGCGTTCCACCACGCGACGCCGATCTACGAGGAGCTCGACGGCTGGTACGAGGACATCTCCTCGGCCCGCACGTTCGAGGATCTCCCGGTCAACGCGCAGCGCTACGTCGAGCACCTCGAGTCGATCTCCGGCACGCGGATCTCCGCCGTCGGCGTCGGCCCGCAGCGCGAGGCGACGATCGCACGGCACGACATCCTGGGCTGAGCCCGGGCTGCGTTCGACCGGCGCGTTGCGCGCACCGATGGCCGCTTCCCGCGTGGGGAAGCGGCCATCGTCGTACGCAACGCCCTGGGGTGGCGGCAGGGTGGCGGCAGGTGCGGCGGGGTCAGGCGGGTGGTGGCCGCGAGTCCACGTCGGCGCCGTCCCACAGGTCCTCGCACGGGACCGGCAGGGCGGCATGGGTGCGGAGGTAGGGACCGGCCCCGACGTCCCCGGTGAGCGTGGCCGTGAGCGCGACGGCGTGGTCCCGGCCCACGAGGACCGGGTGGCCGGGGCGCCGTCGTAGGTCGCGCGGGCGAGCGCCGACGCCGGGGCCGCGCCCTCCGCCGTCGCCACGTCAACCACGCGCCGCACCGCCCGGGCCGGCAGCGTCGGGGTGTCGACCGTGAGGATCACGACGGCGTCGCCCCGCCCCGCGAACGCGGTCGCCAGGCCGGTGCGGAGCGTGGCTGACAGGCCGGTGGCCCAGTCCGCGACGACGACCGGCTCGACGGCGACCGGCTCGAGGGGGCTCGCGTGACCGTCGAGCCCGGCCAGCACCGCCGACGCCTCGTCCGCCCCCGCGCCCAGCGCGACCACGACCCGCTCGCAGCCGCCGGAGCGCAGCGCCCGCACCGCGAGGTGCAGCCAGGGGGTGCCGTCGGCCGCGCGCGCGAGCGCCTTGGGCCCCCCGAACCGCGTCCCGGCGCCGGCGGCGAGCACGAGTCCGACGAGCACTCCGCCTCCTCGGGCCGTGGGGATGGTCGGGGCCGTGACCCTGTCCGACACACGCCCGTCACTGCTGGTGACCGGGCGTCACGTGAGCGTAGCGCCGTCGTTACAGGGCCCTCGTACGGTCGGGTGATGCTCGAGCTCGCCCACGATCTGCTGCCCCTGCTGCGGGCCGGGCGGAGCGCTGCCGTCGTGACGGTGACCCGGGTGGCCCGCAGCGCGCCGCGCGGCGTGGGCACCTCGATGGTCGTGACGGCGGACGCCCGGGTCGTCGGGTCGCTCTCCAGCGGGTGCGTCGAGGGCGACGCCGTGCTGCTGGCCCTCGACGCCCTCGCGACGGGGGAGACCCGCCGCGCCACCTTCGGCGTCGTGGCGGTGCCCGACGGCGGGGGGCGGGTCAGGCGGGCCGCTCGCCCGAGCTCGTGGCCGGGCCCGGCCTCGCGTGCGGCGGTTCGATCGACGTGCTGGCCTACCGGGTCACTCCGCAGGACGGCGCGGTGATCGCCGCGCTGGAGGACGTCGTCGCGGACCGGCCCGCCGCCGTCGGGATCGTCCGGTCGGGGGAGGGCGCCGGACGCGTGGTCGCGCTCGACGTCGTCGCGCACCCCGCGCACGCCACCGCCCACCCGACCCGCGACCTCCTCGTCCTCACGCACACCCCCCGCCCGCGCCTGGTGGTGCTCGGGGCGGGGGAGCACGCCGTCGCGCTGTGCCGCCTCGCCGCCGCGGCCGGGTTCGCCGTCACGGTCGGGGACGCCTCGGCGCTGATGGCCACGCGGGAGCGGTTCCCGGACGCCGACCGGGTGGTGGTCGGCGAGGGCGTCGACGTCCTCGCCGCGCTGCCGTCGCACGCGCTCGGCCCGCGCACCGCCGTCTGCGTCCTCACGCACGACGTGCGCGTCGACGTCCCGGCCCTGGCCGCCGCGCTCGCGCTGCCGGTCGGCTTCGTCGGCGCGATGGGCTC
This window harbors:
- a CDS encoding XdhC family protein, producing the protein MLELAHDLLPLLRAGRSAAVVTVTRVARSAPRGVGTSMVVTADARVVGSLSSGCVEGDAVLLALDALATGETRRATFGVVAVPDGGGRVRRAARPSSWPGPASRAAVRSTCWPTGSLRRTAR
- a CDS encoding adenylosuccinate synthase, which codes for MPAVVVVGAQWGDEGKGKATDQLGSRVDYVVKFNGGNNAGHTVVIGDEKYALHLLPSGILSPGVTPVIGNGVVVDLEVLFSELDHLETRGVDTSRLLVSGSAHVIPPYNRTLDKVTERFLGKRQIGTTGRGIGPTYADKMNRVGVRIQDLYDEKILREKIEGALEMKNQILLKVYNRRAVTVDETVDALLAWADRLQPMVADCSLVLNSALDRGEIVLFEAGQATMLDVDHGTYPFVTSSSATAAGACTGSGIGPTRIDRVVGVIKAYTTRVGEGPFPTELNDEMGEFLRKTGGEFGVTTGRSRRCGWYDAVIARYSSRINGLTDLVLTKLDVLTGLEKIPVCVAYDVDGVRYDEMPVDQSAFHHATPIYEELDGWYEDISSARTFEDLPVNAQRYVEHLESISGTRISAVGVGPQREATIARHDILG
- a CDS encoding XdhC family protein encodes the protein MIAALEDVVADRPAAVGIVRSGEGAGRVVALDVVAHPAHATAHPTRDLLVLTHTPRPRLVVLGAGEHAVALCRLAAAAGFAVTVGDASALMATRERFPDADRVVVGEGVDVLAALPSHALGPRTAVCVLTHDVRVDVPALAAALALPVGFVGAMGSRSTVARRARLLREAGVDESALARLRSPIGLDLGGTSELETALSILAEIVAVRHTASARPLSRTAGRLHGAPPSPTAVTPASHPASHPACTTTNGAVA
- a CDS encoding STAS domain-containing protein — protein: MDDAGLIARPVVDVSQDGRGTFITLTGEIDVSASGDLADAVAQAEKASRRTSVDASGITFMDSSGIALLARLATRTPGPLRVIDPPEVVRFLLDVTRIGDMVEIVEGGAPDPDTEPFSAA
- a CDS encoding DUF3151 family protein, producing the protein MSHESLGTDVSVGPPSTRLPADHPDITVAALLGDDGGVVDVRDVDALRSAAAAHPDSSLAWALLARTELDGIAEDGDAVAADAVTAYAYARVGYHRGLDALRRAGWRGQGPIPVSHPANRGFLAALLALGDAARALGEVEEATRIAEFVDQSDPTAPAVLASGVPVGEAPATTGAE